In Streptomyces sp. NBC_00414, a single window of DNA contains:
- a CDS encoding glutamate ABC transporter substrate-binding protein: protein MKLRRVTAASAAVLALAVAATACGSDDKDDSSSSSSGGGDKKITIGIKFDQPGIGQKTPDGYAGFDVDVATYIAKDLGYSEDQIQWKEAKSADRETMLQRGDVDFIAASYSINDERAAKVDFAGPYLLAHQDVLVRADDKDIKTPEDLNSKKLCSVTGSTSAQNVKDKLAPKAQLQQYPTYSACLTGLQSGAIDALTTDDSILAGYASQSNFKGKFKLGGFKMTNENYGIGVKKGSDLKAKIDSALEKMVSDKSWDKAVEANFGPAGYKNEPAPKIGNVVK, encoded by the coding sequence ATGAAGCTTCGCAGGGTCACCGCCGCCTCGGCCGCCGTCCTCGCACTCGCCGTCGCCGCCACCGCGTGCGGTTCCGACGACAAGGACGACAGCAGCAGCTCCTCCTCCGGGGGCGGCGACAAGAAGATCACCATCGGCATCAAGTTCGACCAGCCCGGCATCGGCCAGAAGACGCCGGACGGCTACGCGGGCTTCGACGTGGACGTCGCGACGTACATCGCCAAGGATCTCGGCTACAGCGAGGACCAGATCCAGTGGAAAGAGGCGAAGAGCGCCGACCGCGAGACCATGCTCCAGCGTGGTGACGTCGACTTCATCGCCGCCTCCTACTCGATCAACGACGAGCGCGCCGCGAAGGTCGACTTCGCCGGCCCGTACCTCCTCGCCCACCAGGACGTGCTGGTCCGCGCCGACGACAAGGACATCAAGACGCCGGAGGACCTCAACAGCAAGAAGCTGTGTTCGGTCACCGGCTCGACCTCGGCGCAGAACGTCAAGGACAAGCTCGCTCCGAAGGCCCAGCTGCAGCAGTACCCGACGTACTCCGCGTGTCTGACCGGTCTGCAGAGCGGCGCCATCGACGCGCTGACCACGGACGACTCGATCCTCGCGGGTTACGCCTCGCAGTCGAACTTCAAGGGCAAGTTCAAGCTCGGCGGCTTCAAGATGACCAACGAGAACTACGGGATCGGCGTCAAGAAGGGCAGCGACCTCAAGGCGAAGATCGACAGCGCCCTGGAGAAGATGGTCTCCGACAAGTCGTGGGACAAGGCCGTCGAGGCCAACTTCGGTCCGGCCGGCTACAAGAACGAGCCCGCCCCGAAGATCGGCAACGTCGTCAAGTAA
- a CDS encoding amino acid ABC transporter permease — protein MFDFLEGYNLWEAFWTTVQLTVLSAVGSLIWGTLLAAMRVGPVPLMRGFGTAYVNIVRNIPLTVIILFASLGLNQTFGATLGSNEIDTTNFRLAVLGLILYTSAFVCEALRSGINTVPVGQAEAARALGLNFTQVLSLVVLPQAFRSVVGPLANVLIALTKNTTVAAAIGVAEAALLMKEMIENEAQLVLISAVFAFGFVCLTLPTGLILGWVSKKVAVKR, from the coding sequence GTGTTCGATTTTCTTGAAGGTTACAACCTGTGGGAAGCCTTCTGGACGACGGTGCAACTGACCGTCCTGTCCGCCGTCGGCTCCCTGATCTGGGGAACTCTGCTGGCCGCCATGCGGGTCGGTCCAGTGCCTCTGATGCGCGGTTTCGGTACCGCCTACGTCAACATCGTGCGGAACATTCCGCTTACGGTGATCATCCTGTTCGCGTCCTTGGGTCTCAATCAGACGTTCGGCGCCACCCTCGGCTCGAACGAGATCGACACCACCAACTTCCGGCTCGCGGTGCTCGGCCTGATCCTCTACACCTCGGCGTTCGTGTGTGAGGCGCTGCGGTCCGGCATCAACACGGTGCCCGTGGGCCAGGCCGAGGCGGCACGTGCCCTCGGTCTGAACTTCACGCAGGTGCTGAGCCTGGTCGTACTGCCGCAGGCGTTCCGTTCCGTCGTCGGTCCGCTGGCCAACGTCCTGATCGCGCTGACGAAGAACACCACGGTGGCCGCCGCCATCGGCGTCGCCGAGGCCGCGCTGCTGATGAAGGAGATGATCGAGAACGAGGCGCAACTCGTTCTGATCTCCGCGGTCTTCGCATTCGGATTCGTCTGTCTGACACTGCCGACCGGTCTGATCCTCGGCTGGGTGAGCAAGAAGGTGGCGGTGAAACGATGA